The proteins below come from a single Triticum aestivum cultivar Chinese Spring chromosome 5D, IWGSC CS RefSeq v2.1, whole genome shotgun sequence genomic window:
- the LOC123123752 gene encoding uncharacterized protein YacP, with the protein MVGSAAYSATSIVVVMAKDKGRGKGTKGGAASSSAANKVDRRPPRITSNVKQNLRIVKFWKDYERRQTTGPQPATRFRKKKIMKEVLPDDTDFYEDPSATLTCTNDGSVEIASPVILVDGYNVCGYWGKLKSDFLNGNQGIARQMLIDELVSFSAVREIKVVVVFDAALSGQSTHTETYKGVDVVYSADLSADCWIEKEVEALVADGCPKVWVVTSDVLEQQLSHGEGALIWSSKRLVKEIKESELELDEELKEIRSTSLQGKIFQHKLKPKVVQGLKNLRNQLEEQERKKK; encoded by the exons atggtgGGCTCGGCCGCCTACTCGGCGACCTCCATCGTGGTGGTGATGGCCAAGGACAAGGGCAGGGGGAAGGGCACCAAAGggggcgccgcctcctcctccgccgccaacAAG GTCGACCGGCGGCCTCCGAGGATTACATCTAACGTCAAGCAGAACCTGAGGATCGTCAAATTCTGGAAG GATTACGAAAGGAGGCAAACAACCGGGCCTCAGCCTGCCACCAGGTTCCGCAAAAAGAAAATAATGAAGGAGGTGCTTCCTGATGACACAGACTTCTATGAGGACCCTTCTGCCACTCTTACCTG CACAAATGACGGCAGCGTGGAGATTGCCTCCCCTGTTATTCTTGTGGACGGCTACAATGTATGTGGCTACTGGGGAAAGCTTAAGAGTGATTTCTTGAACGGGAATCAAGGAATTGCGAGGCAGATGCTCATTGATGAGCTGGTATCGTTCAGTGCAGTACGAG AGATAAAAGTTGTAGTGGTATTTGATGCTGCATTGTCTGGGCAATCTACACACACTGAAACTTATAAAGG GGTTGATGTGGTATATTCTGCTGACTTATCTGCTGATTGTTGGATTGAGAAGGAG GTTGAAGCTTTGGTGGCAGATGGATGTCCAAAGGTCTGGGTTGTAACGTCGGATGTACTGGAGCAACAGTTATCACATGGTGAA GGTGCTCTTATTTGGAGCTCTAAAAGACTGGTTAAAGAG ATAAAAGAATCAGAACTGGAGCTTGACGAAGAGCTGAAGGAAATCAG GTCAACATCATTGCAAGGAAAGATTTTTCAGCACAAGCTGAAACCTAAAGTAGTGCAAGGTTTAAAAAATCTTCGGAATCAGCTCGAAGAACAAGAGCGGAAAAAGAAGTGA
- the LOC123123751 gene encoding uncharacterized protein, translating to MSSSSDNPNTVTDRGLFSKSSKDDAADKKKKQEEKTEEEEGGGGFIDKVKDFIHDIGEKIEEAVGFGKPSADVARIHVPHIGLHRADLVVDVLIKNPNPVPIPLVDIDYLIDSDGRKLVAGLIPDAGTIRAHGEETVKVPITLDFDDIRSTYADIKPGSIIPYLLRVIFLVDVPVFGRIKIPLDKSGEIPIPYKPDVDVDKIKFHHFSFEETTATIHLSLENKNDFDLGLNLLQYEMWLGDDSVVEAELTDSTRIEKQGITKMQIPFTFRPKDLGSAVWDMIRGRGTGYSIKGKIDVDTPFGNMKLPIDKVGGTTRLKKDDDDEEE from the exons ATGTCGTCGTCGTCGGACAACCCCAACACGGTCACCGACCGCGGCCTCTTCAGCAAGAGCAGCAAGGACGACGCCGccgacaagaagaagaagcaggaggagaagacagaggaggaggagggcggcggcgggttcATCGACAAGGTCAAGGACTTCATCCACGACATCGGGGAGAAGATCGAGGAGGCGGTGGGGTTCGGCAAGCCCAGCGCCGACGTGGCCCGGATCCACGTGCCCCACATCGGCCTCCACCGCGCCGACCTCGTCGTCGACGTGCTCATCAAGAACCCCAACCCGGTGCCCATCCCGCTCGTCGACATCGACTAcctcatcgacagcgacggccGGAAGCTCGTCGCGGGCCTCATCCCGGACGCCGGCACCATCCGCGCGCACGGCGAGGAGACGGTCAAGGTGCCCATCACGCTCGACTTCGACGACATCCGGAGCACCTACGCGGATATCAAGCCCGGGAGCATCATCCCCTACCTGCTCCGGGTCATCTTCCTCGTCGACGTCCCCGTCTTCGGCCGCATCAAGATCCCGCTGGACAAGTCCGGCGAGATCCCCATCCCGTACAAGCCCGACGTGGACGTGGACAAGATCAAGTTCCACCACTTCTCCTTCGAGGAGACGACGGCCACCATCCACCTGAGCCTGGAGAACAAGAACGACTTCGACCTGGGCCTCAACCTGCTGCAGTACGAGATGTGGCTCGGCGACGACAGCGTGGTGGAGGCGGAGCTCACCGACTCCACCAGGATCGAGAAGCAGGGGATCACCAAGATGCAGATCCCCTTCACCTTCAGGCCCAAGGACCTGGGCTCTGCCGTCTGGGACATGATCAGGGGCAGGGGCACTGGCTACAGCATCAAGGGCAAGATCGATGTCGACACACCCTTTGGCAACATGAAGCTGCCCATCGACAAAGTCGGCGGTACCACTCGCCTCAagaaggacgacgacgacgaggag GAGTGA